Proteins encoded in a region of the Mycolicibacterium duvalii genome:
- a CDS encoding acyl-CoA dehydrogenase has product MPLALTEDHSELADVAKSLVTGRGGTAAARRILLDPDDDGRWWQNDALWKEIVSTGWLGLHIDERYDGQGYGLPELTIVLEQLGRAAIAGPFLPTVAASAVIAEVGTEDQRQRWLPKLVSGDVVAAIGTTSNATMSGAAVVADAVATLGERRADIFLIPVGGDLVLIEAGDAVSTTRSDSVDQVMRPITVVTLTEAPVAERFPGAARGAVQTMRLLAAAEATGGLAACTEMASIYAATREQFGRPIGSFQAIKHHCANMLVDTELAVSATWDAARAPASEAELAVTMAAGHVLPAYQRVALKNIQIHGGIGYTWEHDAHLYVRRATVLLAFAGGEDALREDVAALQIGGARQGTSLGLPPEAEQYRQAVQDFRAELANTEPAEQQKLWARTGYLVPHWPKPYGRAAGSVEQLIIEQELDGVERPSLGLGEWMVPTVLQHGSPEQIDRFMWPSLEGEVRWCQLFSEPGAGSDAAAVSTRAVPTEGGWILTGQKVWTSDAVNCQLGLATVRTDTNVPKHKGITAMIIDMSAPGVEIRPLREITGEALFNEVFFNEVFVADDRVVGEVNNGWRVAMAALGNERVSIGGGSVTMVAEDLLDLLARHRRDDHRLAGEVGALLIESYALATVNLRQAARAVFESGPGIEGNIAKLFGAEHAQRVAELALRIAGPALLTGPDGNPAADGDPLGRQAAGTVVHDYLFSRCLTIAGGTSEVVRNLIAERILGLPRDPAPAPTTT; this is encoded by the coding sequence ATGCCCTTGGCGTTAACCGAAGACCACAGTGAGCTCGCCGACGTCGCCAAATCACTGGTGACCGGTCGCGGGGGAACCGCAGCGGCCCGCCGCATCCTGCTCGACCCGGACGACGACGGCCGCTGGTGGCAGAACGACGCCTTGTGGAAGGAGATCGTTTCCACCGGTTGGCTGGGTTTGCACATCGACGAACGCTACGACGGCCAGGGCTATGGACTTCCCGAGCTGACCATCGTGCTCGAACAACTCGGCCGCGCCGCGATCGCGGGGCCGTTCCTGCCGACCGTGGCCGCCTCCGCAGTCATCGCCGAGGTGGGCACCGAGGACCAACGGCAACGCTGGCTCCCGAAGCTGGTGTCGGGCGACGTGGTGGCCGCGATCGGCACGACGAGTAATGCCACGATGAGCGGAGCGGCGGTCGTTGCCGACGCCGTGGCGACCCTAGGGGAGCGGCGCGCCGACATCTTCCTCATCCCGGTCGGGGGGGATCTGGTGCTCATTGAGGCCGGCGACGCGGTGAGCACGACGCGCAGCGACTCCGTCGATCAGGTGATGCGTCCGATTACCGTCGTCACATTGACCGAAGCGCCGGTGGCGGAACGTTTCCCGGGAGCGGCCCGCGGGGCCGTCCAGACGATGCGCCTGCTGGCCGCCGCCGAAGCCACCGGAGGGCTGGCCGCGTGCACCGAGATGGCCAGCATCTATGCGGCCACCCGTGAACAGTTCGGGCGACCGATCGGGTCCTTCCAGGCGATCAAGCATCATTGCGCCAACATGTTGGTGGACACCGAGCTCGCCGTGTCCGCCACCTGGGATGCGGCCCGAGCCCCGGCGTCGGAGGCCGAGTTGGCGGTGACGATGGCGGCGGGCCACGTGTTGCCTGCGTACCAACGTGTCGCATTGAAGAACATCCAGATCCACGGCGGTATCGGGTACACCTGGGAACACGACGCCCACCTCTATGTCCGGCGCGCTACGGTGCTGCTGGCGTTCGCCGGCGGCGAGGACGCGCTCCGCGAAGATGTCGCAGCCCTTCAGATCGGTGGTGCACGCCAAGGCACATCGCTGGGCCTACCACCGGAAGCCGAACAGTACCGGCAGGCGGTCCAGGACTTCCGGGCGGAGCTGGCCAATACCGAGCCCGCCGAGCAGCAGAAGCTGTGGGCTCGCACCGGCTATCTCGTGCCGCACTGGCCGAAACCGTACGGCCGCGCTGCCGGATCCGTCGAGCAGCTGATCATCGAGCAGGAGCTCGACGGCGTGGAGCGCCCCAGCCTGGGACTCGGCGAGTGGATGGTGCCGACGGTGCTTCAGCACGGCAGCCCCGAACAGATCGACCGGTTCATGTGGCCCAGCTTGGAGGGCGAGGTGCGATGGTGCCAGCTGTTCAGTGAACCGGGTGCCGGCTCCGACGCGGCTGCGGTGTCGACGAGAGCCGTCCCCACCGAAGGCGGCTGGATCCTCACCGGTCAGAAAGTGTGGACCAGCGACGCGGTGAACTGCCAGCTCGGGTTGGCCACGGTGCGTACCGACACGAATGTGCCCAAGCACAAAGGCATTACGGCGATGATCATCGATATGTCGGCACCGGGTGTCGAGATCCGGCCGTTGCGGGAGATCACCGGGGAAGCCTTGTTCAACGAGGTGTTCTTCAACGAGGTGTTCGTCGCTGATGATCGCGTGGTCGGCGAGGTCAACAACGGCTGGCGGGTGGCGATGGCAGCGCTTGGCAACGAGCGGGTGTCGATCGGTGGCGGTTCGGTGACCATGGTCGCTGAGGACCTGCTCGATCTGCTGGCTCGTCACCGCCGCGATGATCATCGTCTGGCCGGCGAGGTCGGCGCGCTGCTCATCGAGTCGTACGCCCTGGCGACGGTGAACCTGCGCCAAGCCGCCCGCGCGGTGTTCGAATCCGGACCCGGTATCGAAGGCAACATCGCCAAGCTGTTCGGCGCCGAGCACGCCCAGCGCGTCGCCGAACTGGCACTGCGCATTGCCGGGCCTGCCTTGTTGACCGGACCAGACGGCAACCCGGCCGCCGACGGCGATCCACTGGGCCGGCAGGCCGCCGGAACGGTGGTGCACGACTATCTGTTCAGTCGCTGCCTGACCATCGCTGGCGGCACCTCCGAGGTTGTCAGAAATCTGATCGCCGAACGAATCCTGGGCCTGCCCAGGGACCCAGCCCCCGCGCCGACCACTACCTAA
- a CDS encoding thiolase C-terminal domain-containing protein, translated as MTCAVIGIGRTTYSKKSGRTTRGMAVAACRDAIEDAGLTPADIDGICTFSAGDSEQPIFVGWALGIDELAWANSMYGGGNLVADQIATAAAVIEAGMCKAVLVYRSLNGRSGYRFGHVEGPMQVPHHDQFDTASGFMVPPQWFAMWARRHQHEYGSTCEDLGHIAITQRKHAGPNEHALRREPLSMDDYLAARWINEPFRVLDCTSEVDGAVAILITGEDIARNAKQDPMWLVGSSNSQGGAGWTEWDDPTEMYSRTAGPKIWEKTGLTPADMDLACMYDCFTYTVMATMEGFGFCEKGEVGKFFSTGRATYGGDVVVNPHGGLLSEGYIHGLNHHYEAALQLRHAAGVRQVDDAQLALVTAGGGPFGGANVYSREKP; from the coding sequence ATGACCTGTGCCGTCATCGGAATCGGCCGCACCACCTACTCGAAGAAGTCCGGCCGCACCACCCGCGGCATGGCCGTCGCCGCCTGCCGGGATGCCATCGAAGACGCCGGGCTGACACCTGCCGACATCGACGGAATCTGTACGTTCTCTGCAGGAGACTCCGAGCAGCCGATCTTTGTGGGGTGGGCGCTCGGAATCGACGAGTTGGCATGGGCCAACTCGATGTACGGCGGTGGGAACCTGGTCGCCGACCAGATCGCCACTGCCGCAGCGGTGATCGAAGCCGGGATGTGCAAGGCGGTACTGGTGTATCGCTCGCTCAATGGCCGGTCCGGTTACCGGTTCGGTCATGTCGAGGGTCCGATGCAGGTGCCGCATCACGACCAGTTCGACACCGCATCCGGTTTTATGGTGCCGCCGCAGTGGTTCGCCATGTGGGCCCGCCGCCATCAGCACGAGTACGGCTCCACCTGTGAGGATCTCGGTCACATCGCGATCACTCAGCGCAAACATGCTGGCCCCAATGAGCATGCGCTGCGTCGTGAGCCGCTGTCGATGGACGACTACTTGGCCGCGCGGTGGATCAACGAGCCGTTCCGGGTGCTGGACTGCACGTCCGAGGTCGACGGGGCGGTGGCTATCCTGATCACCGGCGAGGACATCGCGCGCAACGCCAAGCAGGATCCCATGTGGCTGGTCGGATCGTCGAACTCCCAGGGCGGGGCGGGGTGGACAGAGTGGGATGACCCAACCGAGATGTATTCGCGCACGGCGGGTCCTAAAATCTGGGAGAAGACGGGTCTGACGCCGGCCGACATGGATCTGGCCTGCATGTACGACTGCTTCACCTACACGGTGATGGCCACCATGGAAGGCTTCGGTTTCTGCGAGAAGGGCGAGGTGGGCAAGTTCTTCTCCACCGGCCGCGCGACGTACGGCGGCGACGTGGTGGTGAACCCACACGGCGGCCTGTTATCCGAGGGCTACATCCACGGCCTCAACCACCACTACGAAGCCGCCTTGCAGCTGCGCCACGCCGCCGGCGTACGCCAGGTCGACGACGCACAGCTCGCTCTCGTCACTGCCGGCGGCGGTCCTTTCGGCGGTGCCAACGTCTACAGCAGGGAGAAGCCATGA
- a CDS encoding mammalian cell entry protein, producing the protein MLALGALAGWLGVHAHEARQSTQANGLYLQAARQGAVNLTTIDYHEADVDIQRILDSATGTFYDVFAQRSTPFVDLVKQTQSKAVGTVAESGLESVTGDEAKAIVAVKVITSNAAAA; encoded by the coding sequence GTGCTCGCCCTTGGCGCGTTGGCCGGGTGGTTGGGCGTGCACGCCCACGAGGCCAGGCAGTCGACGCAGGCCAACGGGTTGTACCTGCAGGCCGCCCGGCAGGGCGCGGTGAATCTCACCACCATCGACTACCACGAAGCCGACGTTGACATCCAACGCATACTGGACTCCGCTACCGGCACCTTCTACGACGTCTTCGCCCAGAGGTCAACGCCGTTCGTCGACCTCGTCAAACAGACGCAGTCGAAGGCGGTTGGCACGGTGGCCGAGTCCGGGCTGGAGTCGGTCACCGGAGATGAGGCGAAGGCGATCGTTGCGGTAAAAGTGATCACGTCGAATGCCGCTGCGGCATAA
- a CDS encoding Zn-ribbon domain-containing OB-fold protein: protein MTSTAAASPSATNPQLMPPIPVPDPDSAPYWEGLKQGKLMLCRCDDTGKWIHPPLERSRYTGGPVHFEEVSGRGTIFSYIVIRQALVPGRIPPYVVGLIELDEQPGLRINAVIDADPADVRIGQPVQACIADLGESGYRIPEFTIRHESDGT from the coding sequence ATGACATCAACAGCCGCGGCATCGCCATCGGCCACCAATCCGCAACTGATGCCGCCGATCCCGGTTCCGGACCCGGACTCGGCACCGTATTGGGAGGGTCTCAAGCAGGGCAAGTTGATGCTGTGTCGCTGCGACGACACTGGCAAGTGGATTCATCCCCCGTTGGAACGCAGCCGATATACCGGCGGCCCGGTGCACTTCGAAGAAGTCAGCGGTCGGGGCACCATCTTCAGCTACATCGTGATACGCCAGGCGCTGGTGCCGGGCCGCATACCGCCCTACGTCGTCGGCCTCATCGAACTCGACGAACAGCCAGGCCTGCGTATCAACGCGGTTATCGACGCCGACCCGGCCGACGTCCGCATCGGCCAACCAGTGCAGGCCTGCATTGCGGACCTCGGCGAGAGTGGTTACCGCATACCCGAATTCACCATCCGGCACGAGAGCGACGGGACCTAG
- a CDS encoding DUF4286 family protein yields the protein MAENLFLVLSNPIEGQDDAFNSWYDSTHVPEVLEVPGVVAAQRYDLSEITVPDDEDLPAQLPPPTHRYLVIYELDREPEAVMGEFLKRVMAGTLTLGETLDLSTVSLTGWTPRGERRVAT from the coding sequence GTGGCGGAGAACCTGTTCCTCGTGTTGAGCAACCCCATCGAAGGTCAAGACGACGCCTTCAATTCGTGGTACGACTCCACGCACGTGCCTGAGGTGCTCGAGGTTCCCGGTGTCGTAGCGGCGCAGCGCTACGACCTGTCCGAGATCACGGTGCCCGACGACGAGGACCTCCCCGCACAGCTGCCGCCACCGACGCACCGCTACCTGGTGATCTACGAACTCGATCGTGAGCCCGAGGCCGTGATGGGAGAGTTCCTCAAGCGGGTCATGGCGGGAACGTTGACGCTGGGTGAGACCTTGGACCTGAGCACCGTGTCGTTGACCGGCTGGACCCCCCGCGGCGAACGCCGGGTGGCGACGTGA
- a CDS encoding mycofactocin-coupled SDR family oxidoreductase, with the protein MGVLDGRVAFITGAARGQGRAHAVRLAADGADIIALDICADIASMDYPNATPSDLDETVKLVEHTGRRIVARQADVRDGDAVEAALSDGLAEFGRLDIVIANAGIIRLGSGGDDRQVFRDIVDVNLIGVWNTVHAAIPTLIDGGRGGSIVITSSSAGLKATGTDRTGGQAYSAAKRGLVGLMQVWANDLGKHSIRVNTIHPTGVATGMVMNEAMGKLLESGDVAMEAMQNVLPIPVLAPEDVANAVAFLVSDEAKFITGTAWPLDAGFAVR; encoded by the coding sequence ATGGGAGTTTTGGACGGTCGGGTTGCCTTCATCACCGGCGCCGCGCGGGGGCAAGGACGCGCGCATGCGGTGCGGTTGGCCGCCGACGGCGCCGACATCATCGCCCTGGACATCTGCGCTGACATCGCGTCGATGGACTACCCCAACGCCACCCCTTCCGATTTGGACGAGACGGTCAAGCTGGTCGAGCATACGGGCCGACGCATCGTGGCACGCCAGGCCGATGTCCGCGACGGCGACGCCGTGGAGGCGGCATTGTCCGACGGCCTCGCCGAATTCGGGCGCCTGGACATCGTGATCGCCAACGCCGGCATCATCCGGCTCGGCAGCGGGGGTGACGACCGGCAGGTGTTCCGCGACATCGTCGACGTCAACCTGATCGGGGTGTGGAACACCGTGCACGCCGCGATCCCCACCCTGATCGATGGTGGACGTGGCGGATCGATCGTCATCACCAGCTCCAGTGCCGGACTCAAGGCCACCGGCACCGACCGGACCGGCGGTCAGGCCTACTCGGCTGCCAAGCGAGGACTCGTCGGCCTGATGCAGGTGTGGGCCAACGATCTGGGCAAGCATTCCATTCGCGTGAACACCATCCATCCCACCGGAGTGGCGACCGGCATGGTCATGAACGAAGCGATGGGCAAACTGCTGGAGTCCGGGGACGTCGCGATGGAGGCCATGCAGAACGTCTTGCCGATTCCGGTGCTGGCGCCCGAAGACGTGGCGAACGCGGTGGCCTTCCTGGTCTCGGATGAAGCCAAGTTCATCACCGGAACGGCGTGGCCCCTTGATGCCGGCTTTGCGGTTCGTTG